The following is a genomic window from Halichoerus grypus chromosome 5, mHalGry1.hap1.1, whole genome shotgun sequence.
atgctcaacattattaatcatcaggACATGCaaatgaaaccacaatgagatgtcacctcatacctgttagaagaGTTATTATCGAAAAGACAAGAAGTAGTGTTGGCAAGtatgtaaagaaaaggaaacatttgcgcccagttggtgggaatgtaaattggtgcagccagtatggaaaatagtatgggatttcctcaaaaaaattaaaaatagaactaccatatgatccagcaattccacttctaggtatttatcaaaagaaaatgaaaacactaacttgaaaagaaatgtgcacccccatgttcatggcaacattatttacaattaatttacattatttacaatttacaaaatatggaaataacctgagtgtccactgatagatgaatggataaagaaattgtggtatacaCACttagtagaatattattcagccatgaaaaagaaagaaatcctgccatttgcaacaacatggatggatcttgaggacattatgttaagtgaaataagtcagaggaaaacaaatatatatatatatcatctcttTAGATGTAGaatctaaataaacaaacaaaaacaaaccaagttcatagacacagagaacagatcgGTGGTTGCTAGAGCTGGGAGAAAGGTGGAGTGGGGGGAGATGAGTGAAGGGGGCCAAAAGGTAAAAAGAAGAGGGGCGAAAATTCCTTATGCAGGGAATGGGTTCTCACATATTCACAGAGAAGTAGGACTTTGTCCTTGGCCATTGGTGTGGAAGGCATGgatgtgtttccttccccactgaGCTAATAACCTGAGACTCTGACTGCAACAGAGGAACTCCTTGTTTCAGTCGTTCCTTGTCCTGCCAATTAGCTACTCTATGCACATCTGCTAGCCCTGGACCCCAAGTGTCTGTGCGAGGACTCACCAGAGCCTTCAGGAAGACATGGGAATGGCATTCAAAACCCACACAACCAACACACACAACAATCTAGCTGGAGCTTAGAAGGAAGGAGCCAGGCAAGCGGTCTGCTAAGATGCACCAGTCTACCTACCTGACAGAGGAGTTCGTTCAGGATATAaagactggggctcagagagctgCCAGAGAACTCTTTGGGTTAGAAACATTCACTTCTGaatcttaactcttttttttttttttttttttaaagattttatttatttatttgagagagaatgagagagagcgagtacatgagagggggtagggtcagagggagaagcagactccctgccgagcagggagcccaatgcgggactcgatccagggactccaggatcatgacctgagccgaaggcagtcgcttaaccaactgagccacccaggcgccctgaatcttAACTCTTTTTACCACACTTTGACTTTCCTGGTTAATGCCTGCACCCACTAAGTGTTAAGTAATTAGGAAATATTAGCCATGGATGGCAACTTTAAGGGGACATGGAGAACGTggttattaattcctttttagtCCAGTGTGTTCAATGAAGAAGCAATTTATTATTTCCCTAGAATTCAGTGAGCAAATCCCAAGGGAAGAATAAAGCTCAAGTGAGAAATTCTGGCTACGTGTGTGGCTGTTCCTGCCCACCCAGGGCCTTGCCTTCACAACTCATCTCTTTATATATGGAGAAAACGGCTTCTTTCTAATACAAGTAATCAGTCTTGCACCAGAGTGAGGAAGCCAACTGTAAAAATAGGACTTCTTTTATAAGCCACGTAAAGTTGGACTAACTGACAAGGccaattttaaaattacacatacTATGTACATGACTATCCTTGCAACTACCTTTCCCTATGTAAGAAAATGACCATGACATCCAGAGTAGACTGAGACTCAGGATAGACTGTCTTGAGAGAGCTCTGAAAAACCAGCATGGCAGATTGGAGAACCAAACTCATAGCAGAATTTGCTAAATATTAGATGGCTCAGTGATTGagtatgaattaatgaataaatgaatagaaaacacataaacaaatacatgaaaaattcaTTTGCACATGTTCTTAGATGTGCTTTGAGGTACTCTTACatcatatatgtatgttttttctgctttttagaaTGACAACTTCCAAGAGACCAAAATCACATTTGTCAGGTAGGCTGGGGGCTTCTAATGGTAGGAACTAAGCTGTTcctccatttttccttctgtagATAAGATTACTTAGCAAGGGTCTCCCAGACTCTTGTCAAATAGCCCCtgggctttctctccctctcctttaagTAAAATGTGTCAGGATCTGACCGACTCCATCATCAATTACCAGAGCCTCAATGCCCATGAGGATGTACTCCCTGCACATGTGTGTTTGCACACTCACTTCCCCAGAATGTCCCCTCTGAATCAATGAATGGGTCATAGACTGGGGTAGGACACAATGACACGAAGCAAAGATTTATTAGGGGAGGCAAAAGGAGAGAAGCGCAGGGAGGGGGAGCTGGAGGAAGCAATAAGACAGAAGCTGTGCCTCAGCCTCTGGAGTCCCCACTAGTCAGAGTGGAACTCCAGAAGAAGCCCAGATACATCCCTTGCTTTGGGGGCATGGTTGGGGCCCCAGCTGTGGCCAAGCTGAAAGCTGGAAAGGATGAGGCCTCCTCATATCTACCTCGGAGAGCATCAGGGTGGGATGAAGACTTGAACAAagctaaatgggaagaaatcctGACAATGCTTCACTGGTCcctgggcaggaggggctgggagaggaagGCAGCTCTTGGGGCTGGAGGGAAGAGGCACGGAAGGAATAGAAGGCTCCATCTGGTAGCCTGGATGTCGGGCAGGTGGTACCCTAGTCCACCCTTACTTCTGTTTATTCTTGGGGGCTTGCTGGGCCATGGGACACTTGTGCTGGGTGGGGATCACTGTGCCCTTGGGTGGGCATTGTTTCTTGGGCTGTGGAGCACGTGGATTGTTGGTTTGTGGTGCACATTTTCTTGACATCTGACAGGGGGTGGCTGACAGGGCTGCTTCACCTGCTGCTGCTGGGCCTTCTGGGGCAGGCTCTGCCTCCGCTGCTGCTGCTAAGACATTGCTGCAGGAACAGGGGAGCCTGAAAGAACCCCAGGCAATGGACACTTCGGGGAGGGCTCGGTCCGCCACCCCTCCCTTCTGACTCCTAGAGCAATGTTTCCTTACAACAGCCAAGGACATGATAAGTGATTAATAGCCTCAAATTGGTCAATGGATTGACTCACATGCACCCATTGCAATCCTCTCCCCTTCATCCTTCTGCTGCACTATCATGATGTCCAGTCTGCCTTCTCTGGACCTCCATGCTCTTATTTGGAAGATGCTGATCTGGGAAGGTCTCTGAGGCCTTCCTAGCTCCAGCGTGtgtctctggttttgtttgttagCAGCCTTCCTCTCTTCTAAATTCGTGATTATGTTCCGGGTGTAATCATGATAGTGAGGCATGGGAGCTGCACAGTGTAAAATGCAATACATAATATACCtgtttctgtaaacctaaaagcAATGTATGAAAAGTCTTGCTCGTAGGGCCGAAAAGACAGCTTTTTAATAAAAGGTTGAAAATGTTTGGAGGAAGCTCAAAATTGCTACAAAACGCTTCAGTTCTAAATATCTCCCCTCAATGAGAAAAATCACCTTGCCAGGGAGTGAGACCCAGAATCAGGTAATTAGTCACACTCAGCAATGGTGAGGGATGGAGATTGAATTTCCTAAGTAACAAATAGCATGACATTTCTTTAATTATCACAAGGCTTAAGTCACTTCTCTGATTACCCATGAATAGGACAGGAGCTTGCCTAGCGGCTGGAGACAGTTCAAGAAGGAGGAAGTGCCCAGCAGGTCCCAGCAGGAGGAATCCATTCCCACTTACCAGAAGCTCAAGCAGGACCCCAGGAGAGGAGGCTGAACACAGGTAGGAGGCCATCCTCTCCTGGAAATCTTACAAGACTCCCTGCCTGCCTCAGGCTCCTGGCGTGGCCCTGATTACCTCCTTCCAGGGAATTCCTCACCCACTTCTCCCACCTGCACTTCCTCCAGGGACTTGCTTTACTGGCCTGTTTTGATGGAAAACACCCCCAGGTATTACAGCCTTCCGGGTCCCCATCTAGCTAAGCGGACTTCACCTACCTAAGGTGTTTGCTCAAACTCAAGgattcaaaatctttaaaaaaaagaacaaatcggAGGTGCTGTTTGCTGACTGAGAGTTGTAGGAAACattgaagaaagaggaggaggagaggaaataaggaaatatgGGTTTGGGCCACTTCTGGCAAAAATTTGAGCATCACCTTTGCTGCTATTACTGCCATTTGTTGAGCGCTAAGATCTGGCACTGCCATGAGCACTGCCTACTGCTGAGATCACTCTTTAtgctgtttctcctttttttttttaaagatttaaaaaaatttttatttatttgacagagcacaagtaggcagagcagcaggtagagggtgaaggagaagcaggctctcactgagcaaggagcccgacgcggggctcgatcccaggatgctgggaccatgacctgagccgaaggccagcCGAATGGGACTGGGACTCAGGTCTGGATGATTCAGAGAACCCAAACATCAGAAGGAGAAGTCAAAAGTCTCCACACAGaggccccccaccccttgccccacTACACTGTGCCTGTGATTTTCCCAACCCAGTAGGGACTGTTTGCAATGTATTCTAGGAATCTTCTCCTTGAGCACAAGGACAAGAATGTGAATGGGCCCCCCCAAACTTAATCATCATGGTGTTGCTATCCCTCACCTGCCCACCAGGAATCAGCTGCTTATGGGTATTAGTGGTGGGCAGAGGGTGGGGTAGAATTTAGCCTCTGGGGTAGGGTTGCCaggtaaaatacaggacacctagttcaatttgaattttaggtaaacagaatttttaaaaaattttatttaaaatcaattaacatatagtgtattagtagtttcagaggtagagtttagtgattcatcagttgcatataacacccagtgttcattatatcaagtaccctccttaatcagaattttttttagtaGAAGTTTATCTCAAATATTGCATAAGACATACTTACAATACAAAATTTCTTGTTAATCTGAATTTTGAATTAAACTTGGCaggctgtatttttatttgttaaatctggcaaTTTACTCAAGGACCTATTTAGATGGCAGGAAGGAGCCCTGGTCCCCCACTTGGCCTCGAAGGCCCTGCGGTGGAGAAGGCAGGGCTGTTCTGGGAAGCTGGTCTACCTTTGTACTTAATGCCTCAAACCTCAGGATCCAGCCTGACAAGAGGCATTGATGTACTCATTTTTGTCATTATCAGAGCGGAAGTGTAAGGCAGCCTGAGAAATGGTAGACATACCTAGAAgtattttccaaagcattttcaaACCCTTGCCTTATTTAATTATCATGGCAATCCTGTCAGGTAGTGTAAATCTGATTTTACAGTTTGAAAAAGTAGATCCAAAGGAGTTAACTGACTTGCTCAACAACATGGAGCAAGCAGGGGTGGAGCTGGGACAGGGGCCCTGGCCCAGGGCTCATCTCCTCTACACCAGCTTCTATGTGGCGGACAAGTGACTATTGCTAGGTGTGGCCATGACTCAGGATCTTTCCTGAGCTTTCTACCATATGTGGCTCAGTTTTCAGGATCAGCCTCACTTAAAGGTTAGCCCTTCCCTTAATTTCTTATCCTTAGCCCCCTCTCCCCACAAGCCTATCAACTTTAAGAATataacattctaaaaaaaaaaaaagtaacattctGGGTTCTGGGTTCCAGATTCCACGTTTTGCATTCCACTTTTGCCACCTCCATGCCTCACTTCCAGGCTCCCACTCCACTCTGCTCATCTAGATGCAAGATCTCCAGAAGGGAAGCACACAGCAAAGACAGACTTGGCATGGACACAAGGCAAGGCACTCTCACGGGCCTGGCGCCTAGGAGGCATCAGTGTATGTGTGCTGCCTACAAATGGAGTGACAACGCCCTCCCTTCATATCTCAGGCACCCACACGGCTTCTCTGGAATCAACTTTACTCCTCATTTTTCCCAGTCTGCTCACTGGCCTCCTGCTTGGTCAATAAACATCTCCTGCTTAGTTTTGGGAACTCTCTCTGGTGATGCAACTTGCGGTATAACAACGATCATACTCTCATCTCAGAGGATGCTCCAGGAGTGGCTGGGGTAGACAGCCAAACATAGCTGGCCTTGAAGAGGCTGTGACCTCTAGGTCACGAATATGGATGGGAGCAGTCAAGCTTATATGCATCCAACACAAACTTTCCAAAACCCTGGCACTCAACTTTCCCATTAGccacattatctccattttatagaagggAAACTGACACTcggcccaaggtcactcagtggCTAACGTCGAATGCAAGGCTGGGCTCCTGACCTCACAGGGCTCCTGACCTCACAGCTATTTTCAGTCAACTGAAGTGCCTGAGTACTAGGCAGCTTCTTTCAGAGGCTATTAATGACAGAACTAGGAAGCTGGTTCTCTACCTCTTCCTGCCCCACCTCTTTCCGTTCTTCCCTGGCACTTGGTGTCATCTTTCCTACCgaccctgtctccctccctcctctgagaCCCTAACCAGTCCCTTGCCACCACACTGCTAGGCATGGGTGCAGTTTTATTTGTCACTCAACTTACAAACACTTCCGTATACAAGTTTTCACAATACTCTATGAAGAAAGCTAATTGTACgataaattttataaatgcaaGAGCTGGTTCCAATGGTGGATGAATCTGGAATCCAGAAAATAGGGCTGTCCCAAGTCTCTTATATCTGTCACCGTTGATTTCCAGACACCCTGGCTGGCTGGGGAGTGGATCATTCTTTCAAAGGAGGAGGTGTAGCTTGCTGGCACCCCTCAAACCAGCCCATGTAAGTCACTGTCTAGGAAAGGTGGGCCCTGAGAAACTCAGTCCAGGCTGGCCTTGGCACTGTTGCCTGGCAAGTCCTGAGTCCGGCATCTGCTCTTTCATCCTCAAAGGGCCATGTTGGACTCAAACCAGGAAGCCAGGCTCTGCATCTTGCCTCCCTAGGGAGCAGACACCTGAGAACAGGTGTGTGCCATGACTCcatcagggaggggagggcacaggCAAGACTCATTTCTGAAGGTGAGTCAAAGCTTGAGaaaccccagccccaccctgtgGACAAACAGTGGGGTGACTAGAATAGAGAGACCTGACCCTGGGAGGGGACCCTGCCAGAGACAATGATAATCACCTAGCTATCAATCTAGACACATCTCTACCACCAGGGTACTTTGGGGGGAAAGAAGGGTTGTTGATGGCTCCATCTGGACACAAATGGAACATATTTATGATGCTATCTGTAAGGATGAaataagaaaaggggaaaaaaaaaaaaggagagctcTGGTTTACTCATGAGAGGCTATTAGGGTGGGAGAACTGTGCTTGGCAGGGAGGACAGTGGAGTTTGGGCCTGCCAGCATTCTTGTATTTCAGCTGCCTGTTCagtaaaatgaacattaaaatcaAGCAAATcgtgtttcatttaaaaaatcataatcatgTCATATTTGTTTCATCTTGTGTTCTGGTACATACTCAACCAGCAGTCACTGTTTAGGACATTTCTGTTTCAAGTTCCTTTCTCCACTAATTACTTGACAATCTGTCAACAAAAACTTTAGAAGATGCTACTCAGTCTTCGTGACCTTTTTAAATGTGGGAAATCCATTTGCAGCATTAATTATTTCAGCCTCTAATTTTTCTATTTGCAAACAAGATGCTCAGTTACTGGTGTTTGGTGTTCTGTGAAGTAATATTGAAAGCAGTcccacagagagagaagagggaaaggataAAGGTCCAGAAATATGTACGCAATTtatctccccctcccacccctccatgATATATTTCTATAAGATCCCCGACAGTCCTAGGAGTTTGATAAAGGGGTAAATGAAGCCCTCAATGGTGATAGGCTAGTTCTGACACAACACCCACCGATTGTCACCTGTGGCAGCTGAAGACTGGCTGTGGAAGAGAAGTGAGTGTGTGCGCAAAGTGCCCACCTCTGGAAAGATGGCCAAGGTTAGCCTCTTGGAAGTTGAGTGGAGCTGAAGCACTTGTCACCCTCTCCTTGGACACAACATGGTGTGGTTAGAGGCAAGGGAAGGAGCCAAGGGAGTTAAGAAACTTCTCCACTGATACTCACCCCTTACTGGCTGTGAGGTCTTAGACATGGCCCTTAACTTTTCCCAGATTcgattttcctgttttccaatATGAGGAGACTGGCTACAACTCCCTCGAGGGTCCCACTGAGCCTCCATTCTATAAATGTATGGGTCTGGGAAGGTCTGGGAAGGCAGCCG
Proteins encoded in this region:
- the SPRR4 gene encoding LOW QUALITY PROTEIN: small proline-rich protein 4 (The sequence of the model RefSeq protein was modified relative to this genomic sequence to represent the inferred CDS: inserted 1 base in 1 codon; substituted 1 base at 1 genomic stop codon) — translated: MSXQQQRRQSLPQKAQQQQVKQPCQPPPVRCQEXCAPQTNNPRAPQPKKQCPPKGTVIPTQHKCPMAQQAPKNKQK